The Prosthecobacter fusiformis genomic sequence GCCCAGGCTTTCAACCGGTGGTTTCATTGTATTCGACGACTATGGCTTTCCAAGTTGCCCTGGAGCCAGGGCTGCAGTTGACGATTTTTTCCGTTCGGAAATATGCATCCCTCTCTGCCTCTCTACTGGTCAAGCTTTGGTTTTCAAGTCCAAGGCCTGAGGGGGGACCTGAAGTTTTATTCACCACGTGGTCGGCTTTAAAAGCCGTTATAAGACTTACGAAAGAACATCAAATTGATTAGAGTAGATCGAATCAGATGATGGGACTATAATTTCAAATCGCTTAATTCTCGGATAGTGACCTGCCTTCATTCCCATCGACAGACTTCATTTTTGAGATTTTAACGTGCATAAAGCCGGATTTATGTCCACAACCCATCACACGCAAGTCTCGAAATAACCATTATTTCGGTAAATCCAATATCATGGAAAACTTATCAGTCTTTCTGAATCAACTTCAAGCTAAATTTCACCGCCGCTTGGAGCATGCTTCCTTATCTCATTATTGGTCGCTTTACGTTGTTCTAATCGCTGTTGCCGTCAGCTATTTGTCGGAGCTTCCACAATACACAGCCATTCAAGAATTTATTTCCACCCCCTATGGTCAAGCAAAAATCTGGTGGCTTGAGAACCCCTTACAAGCAGTTCCAGTGGATCATTTTTTCCCATTAGCGGAGCGACACCTTGGTTATAATGCCGGGTGTGCCTCACACTGCGATAAACTTACATTCAGAATTGCCTTACCAGTACTTCACAAAATCGCCCCTTTTGGAATCTGGACACTTGTAATTACAAGCCATATCGCCGCCGTAGCAATATTCTGGATGACATACAAGTTGTTATTCAGGTCATCGGCTGACTCCGTCTCTGCTTCTCTTGCCACATGGGCACTTGCTGGGACTTACGCGGGCGAATTGGGGTTTAAAGATTTTTATTATGGTGACGCTCTGGCTGTAGCACTACTCTTGGGAGCAATGATGACCAGGCGTAGATGGCTTATTATGCTACTTATCGTCGTCGCAGGATTTACAGATGAAAGAGCCGTCATTGCCGCTCCTTTGATTGCACTCTTCCATTACTGGCAATCAAAAAATCCTACCTTCGGCGCTGACCAACAACATCTTAAATTGAGTGATCTTTGGATAGCTTGGCCAACGATTTGCGGAATTCTGATCTATCTATTAATGAGAGTTTTTCTAACTAAAAGTTTTGGGGTATCAAGCGGTAGTTCTATGCTTGCGACAATTGACATCCTGCGTGCTCATCTTTACTCGAACTATCCAGTGAGAATATTAAAAGTGTTTGAATTTCTGTGGACAGCTCCAGTTTTATTCGTGTTGTTCGCCGTGAACAAACAAGGTTTATTTTCTGTAAATTCTTTAATTTTCCCTATGTCGTTTAGTTTTGCGGCAATGCCAGCACTACTTGTCTGGGATGTTGATCGTAGTTTGTATTATCTCTTACCGGGAATTTTGATTTCACTTTTTTTTTGGCAATTCTCCCTTGCTTCGTTACGCTCTTTTCTACAGTTGTGTTTGATTGGCACTTTAGTTTGGGTCTTTCCTGGTGGAACAATTTTAAGGTCCATAGATTTTTATGTATCAAGCTTTATTACATTCAATAAATAATATCCAGAAGACGGAATGAATGATGCTAATTATTTAATATTTTTGCGGTTGCTTTCAGTTACTTTCATAAAGCGGTATCGATAACCATGAATAAAAATCAACCAAACGCCGCTGCGCCTCACCTAAATTTATTTTCAGTGGTCATACCAGCACGTGATGAGGAAAAATCGTTACCAGCGACCATCGAACATCTGCATTTGGAATTTTCGCTGAACGACATTCCACATGAGATCGTGGTGGTGGACGATGGAAGCACTGACCTTACTTGGACGATATTGATGGCATTGAAAGAGAAAATTCCTGTACTTCGGCCGTATCAGAATACCGGCGAACATGGCTTTGGTCGGGCTGTCACTTTTGGACTGAATCATTGCTCTGGTGACGCGGTAGTCATCATGATGGCCGATGAGTCTGATGACGCTCGCGACGCAGTGTGCTACTGGAAACTCTTAAACGAAGGTTGGGACTGTGTTTTTGGCAGTCGATTTATTAAAGGTGGAGGTGTAATCGACTACCCGCCGATCAAGCTCTTTGTAAATCGACTTGCAAATTATTTTATTCGCACTCTTTTCAGAATACCTCTGAACGATACCACTAATGCATTCAAAGCCTACCGAAGGACGGTGGTTTTAGGCTGTGCACCTCTTATTGCTCCACATTTCAACCTCACCGTAGAGATTCCATTAAAAGCTATCGTTCGTGGATACACATGGACGATTGTACCAATCACTTGGCGTAACAGGCGGTTTGGCGAAGCTAAGCTGAAAATAAAAGAGATGGGCAGCCGCTACTTCTTTATTTGTGCGTATGTCTGGATGGAGAAATATTTCAGCCGAGGAGATTACGTGTCAAAAAAAATTCAATGTGATTAATGTTGCTTCAATTGCGCCTGGTTTTACATTATCCTAATGGTCCACGGAATATCGCTTCAGATTAATGGCACTGATTCTCACTCAATTAGTCCCAAGCTCAGGCCGACAGTCTATTTAATCATTCGTGAAACGCGCGGAACTACTGTCTGCAGATTCAATTATGTTTATTTGGGAGTGGAATTGATAGGTTTGACTACGAGGACAATGAAGCGTCTAAAATTATACATGATTGTTATTGGAAATTTCTGAACTTATCTGCTTGCGTACATAAATGTATTTATGGAGCGAATTAATGTCATTTATTAAATCCCTGCTTATGAAATTTATAAAGTCTATTCGAGAGCTTGGAACTACTTTATTTTGCTAGGCTCATCAGACGTTTGCCGAAAAATCAAAATCATGATGAAAAGTTTTCACACACGAATTGAGTCTTCTCAAAACGCCATTGAAAGCGTATTAATCAACGAAAATGTTATCAATGAAGCTGCACAAGCGATCTGCACTACGCTGAGGACTGGAGGAAGAATTTATGCATGCGGGAATGGTGGCAGCGCGGCAGAAGCGATGCATTTTGCCACCGAACTCTGCGGCCGATACCGGTCCAACCGTGTGCCGTATCCTGCCATCGCACTGACTGCTGATGGAACTGCACTGACCTGCATCGGAAACGATTTTGGATGGGATCTAATATTTGCCAGACAGGTGGAGGCAAATGCCAGTCAAAACGACCTACTGCTTGTGTTGACCACTTCCGGCAATTCCACTAACGTTATCGCAGCACTTCAGGCCGCGCGGTCCAAGGGCATAAAGACTGTTGGCCTGCTCGGGAGGAATGGAGATGATGCTCGAGCGCTGTGTGACTTACCGATCATCATTGCGGTTGATGACACCGGATCGATCCAAGAGGCACATCTTGTTGTGATCCACATCCTCTGCGAACCACTTGAAGAGAGCCCTGATTCCCAGTAGATTTGATTCCTGCTATTCATTGTGAAGAACCCTGAAAATTCAGATTCAGAGGCAATTGACGTTGTCATTTTTGCACCGACATCGCTAGGTGGATTGGCGGAGCATGTGCATTATCAGGCTCAGGAATTGCATAATCAGGGAGCTTCGGTTGTCGTTCTGACGAGCCCGGATTTCCTTCAAGGACGAGTGACTGGTTATTGTATAAAGCCTGTCTTTCCGTCTCTCCCTGTCGGCGGGGGTCTATTAAATAAAGCCCGGCGATTAAGGGCTCTAGTTCAACGATACAAAATCTTGAATGCATGGCTCCAACAACACCCTTGCCAGATACTACTGCTGGAAACTTACATGGAGTACTTCTCGCCCTTGTGGGCCCATTTTCTCTCTAAGATCCGCCGCCAGGGAATCTTCATTGGAGCGAACTTGCATGATCCTGTGCGTGATTACCGGATAGGCCCACAATGGATGCATGATTGGTCTGTGAAACTTGCGTACAGAGACTTGAAATTTGGGTTTTGTCATCAGCACCTACCTAAATCCGCAGGAGTTCCTCAACACATTGATATCCACACAGTCCCCGTAGGAGTCTATCAACAGAGCGTGGAACCGTTGGATCAACAAGATGCCAAACAAGGGCTTGGCCTGCCGACGGATAAGAGAATTCTTCTTTCCTTCGGGTTCCTTCGCAACAACAAAAACATTGATCTGGTGATTCGTGCGATGATCTCAAGTCCTGATGTATTCCTCATTGTTGCAGGACGTCAGCAGAGTGCTAATGACCGTCCAGTCAGTTCATACCTGGAGCTTGCTTCCACCTGCGGAGTCGCAGACCGGGTCCGTTTTGACACGGATTTCATAGCAGACGAAAGTGTCCCGCTCTACTTTTCTGCGTGTGACTTGGTCCTTATTACTTATAGCTCTTCGTTTCATTCTCAGAGTGGTGTTTTAAATATTGCAGCGGCGTATAGAAAACCAGTTTTAGGTTCTTCCGGCGCTAGTCCGTTGCGTGATGCGATTATTGAGTATAATCTGGGTATCTTCGTGGATCCTGATAATGAAGCTGCCATTGGAACTGCACTTCATGTCCCGACTGACCCGTCGACATGTGATTGGGACGGATACTCACGCTACGCGAGCTGGAAGCGAAACATATCCCCCCTGATGGAGATGATCGGCAAGCCACTAACAAATCCTTATGACCAAGTATAGAGCCCGTGCACCGCTTAGACTTGGTCTGGCGGGAGGAGGAACAGATGTCTCGCCCTATTGTGATCTGTATGGCGGCCAGGTTTTGAACGCGACGATAAACCACTATGCTCATTGCACCATCGAGCCCTTGAACACGGCGGCGATTGAATTTCATGCACTTGATATAGACCAGGTGGAATATCACACAGCATGTTCTCATTTAAAAGTTCCTGAAGGCTTAAGTCTGCACAGGGAGACCTACAATCTGATTGTAGAGCGTTTCAATGATGGGAAGCCCCTTCACCTGCGCATGTCCACCAGCGCTGATGCTCCTCCAGGCTCAGGTCTTGGATCCTCATCCACACTGGTGGTGGCAATGATCCAAGCGTACTCGGAGTGGCTCCGTCTGCCCCTGGGTGAATATGACATCGCCCGCACTGCTTTCGAGGTGGAACGCGTGCGTCTGAAGCAAACGGGAGGACGCCAGGATCAATATGCTGCAGCGTTCGGTGGTGTGAATTATATTGAATTCCGCCCAGAAGAGCATGTCGTTGTTAACCCGCTGAGAATTAAGAGCTGGATTATGAACGAGTTGGAAACATCGCTCGTTTTATATTATTCCTCTGTACCTCGTGAATCATCCCGTATCATCGAAGAACAGGTCAAGATGGTTGAACAAGGCGAAAGCGAGGCTATCAATGCAACCCACCGCCTCAAAGAGGATGCCATCAGAATGAAGGATGCTCTGCTCAGGGGCGACTTCGAAAAAATTGGCCAAATCCTCAATCGATCTTGGGAAGCGAAGAAAATGCTTGCCTCCAGCATTAGCAATTCGTCTCTTGATGAGACAATCGCTGAAGCACGCAGGGCTGGCGCAATCGCAGCGAAGGTTTCCGGGGCCGGAGGTGGGGGGTTCATGATGTTTCTCGTTGAGCCATCATTGAGACATCGTCTCGAGCGGGCACTCCTGGAAAGGCGAGGCAGGCTTCTTCCTTTTCGTTTCTGTGTAGACGGAGTAGAATCATGGACAGTAAAATAATAACCCATCCTGTACAAGCTGTTGTGCTAGCCGGTGGTCTGGGCACGCGGTTAGGAGACAAAACCCGGCTGCTTCCGAAGCCGATGATGGACATCGGAGGCAGACCGTTTCTGGATTATCTTGTCAGGAATTTACAACGCAAGGGCATCAGAGAAGTCATTCTCGCTACGGGCCATCTTTCTGAGCCAATCCAGCTTTTTTTTCAAGATGGTGCGGATCATGAGCTTACGATCCGGTATGCCGTTGAGACCACGCCGCAGGGAACTGGCGGAGCATTGCGAGGATGCCTTCCGATGCTTGACGAACGATTCTTTGTCCTCAATGGAGACACCTTGTTCGATGTCAATCTGGCGGCCATGATGAATACTTGCACTACAAACGTTATGGCTCTGAGACCTGTGAATGACACCAGTCGCTACGGGCGCGTTGTTTTAGATGGCGAAAGAGTAGTCGGTTTACATGAGAAGAGCACGACCGGCCGGGGTATGATCAACGGCGGGGTTTTATGTTTGCTCCGCGAGCACGTAGCAGGGATTCCAGAAGGCCGCTCTTCTTTGGAAACGGATTTGCTGCCGGATCTAGCGAGTCGTGGTTTGCTTGCCGGATTTGAATCGGATGCTTTTTTCATTGACATCGGAGTTCCGGACAGTCTAGCGGCTGGGGAATTATCCATACCCAGGTGGGAACGCAAGCCAATTGCATTCCTTGACCGTGATGGCGTTTTAAATGAGGATATTGGTCATTTATACAAAATCGAGGATTTCCGCTGGACCGAAGGAGCACGACAAGCCGTTAAATACCTCAATGAGAAGGGCTATTACGTTATTCTCATCACAAACCAGGCTGGTATCGCGAAAGGGAAGTATACCGAGGAAGATTTCCAAATTCTTACCCGATGGATGCGTGAAGAGTTGGCAAAGGATGGGGCGCACCTAGATGCCGTTTATCATTGTCCATTCCATCCCGATGCTGTTGTGCCAGTCTATCGACAAGTTAGCCAGGATAGAAAACCTGCGCCTGGCATGTTGCTGCGCGCGATGTCTGAAACTCCTCACGATCCTTCACGCTCATTTTTTATTGGGAACCAGCCAACTGACTGTCAAGCGGCGAGCTCAGCGGATATTACTTATTTCGATTTTCCGGGCGGAAATCTTCTGGAGTTTGTCCAAAACGTCACTGCATAGAAAATTTAACAACCATATATGTACAGCTCAACCAAAAAAAATTTTAAACGGTGCCAGATTGGTTGGAACTTTAGAGACCGCTTGGCATGTTTCTGCATTGCTGTATACTCAGGCCTGGGCACTCACCGAAGATTCCTCAGATTATTGCTTCCTAAGATAATTGGATGGTGGTCTCGCGATCAGTTCGTCACTCTTAAAGTCAGAATAAATGATCAGTTGACATTTTTTTCCCTGCGGGAAGGCGATCTTGCTGACTATTTGATTGCGGGAGAGTTAATACGAGGGGAGGAACACCTGCTTCCAGAGTCTCCCCCATCCAGAATCATCGACGCCGGAGCAAACATCGGTGCTTTTATGATCATTGCTGCCCGCTTGTATCCTGAAGTTCCCCTAATCTGTTACGAGCCTTCCGCTTCCAACTTTGTATTGCTTCAAAAAAATGCAAGAGACAATGAATTGAAGGTCGAATTGCGGTGCATGGGAGTGTGGTCGAAGTCTTGTGATCTGTATTTCCATGCGCAGGCATCCTACAATGGATACATGTCGGAGTCAAAAAGTGATTTCCCACCCATCCCATGTGAATTACCGGAAGGGGATCATGAAACCTGGCTCAAGATAGATGCAGAAGGTGCGGAATACGAAGTTTTACCGGCGATGTTTCGGCAAAATCGTTTTCCGTATCAAATTTCATTAGAGCTGCATCACAGAAACGAAAAGGGGAACGAACTTGTTACGCTGTCCCTCCAGAATGGTTATTCAGTTGAGGGGGATACTGCCTCTGATTCGGATTGCATAAACCTAACATTACGTAAAAGTTAGATTATTGTGAAATTTCTGTTTCTCCACTCAATTGCCGTACAGGTCCGTATTCGGACAGGCCCTTTCTTTGGAAAGTCAATGATGAGATTTTGCTCAATACCCTACCCGAAGAAGTCCCGGACTACCTGATGAAATCATGGACGGTTATTCATAAAAACTGTCGGGAGCATTATGCGACCCCGCGGATTCTCGCCGGTGCGAGTCTTCTGGACCGGATGATCACGGATGTTTGGGTGCCTCCAGGTTGGCAGAAATGGTCGCCAAGTTCACTGCGTTCACGCTGGCATGCTGAACTGAAACAGTCGGCAGTGACTTCCTTTAATGAAAGGGTACTGCCACGAAGGTTATGGGAGAGGTTTTTCAACGGGTCGTGGTGGCAGCGGATCGAAGCAGAAGATCTGCGGTTTCAGAAAATGGCCGCAAAGGCTATGCAGAAGCAGGTGAAGACCAGCCGGAGCGGAATTTGCTTTTCCTATTCGTATTCTGGCCTGGAGACTTTACGAGTTGCCAAAAAAGCGGGATGGAAGACAGTGCTTGGCCAAATTGATCCCGGATCGCTTGAATGGGAGATTGTCAGAGAAGGCTCACGTAAATATGCGAATCTGGAATCGCCTGGGGAACAGCCTTCTGAAAATTACTGGCGACGCTGGCGTGAGGAAACGGAATTGGCGGATATCATCATCGCCAATTCTGAGTGGTCAGAATCACTGCTTAGGCAACAAGGTATTGCCAAGGGCAAACTGCGGGTGTTACCGCTGTTGTATGAAAACGAAACAGCACTTTCGCAACCCAAGGTCTATCCGGCAAAATTTACCAAGGAACGACTTCTGCGCGTTTTGTTCCTGGGAAGGCTGTGCTTAAGGAAAGGGGTTCCGCAGTTGCTGGATGCCGTAAAGGGGCTTGGGGATGAACCGGTTGAGTTGCGATTGGTTGGGCCGGTGGCGATGGAGCTACCACCGTGGATAAAACAAGAAGGGTGGTCCCGGAAGATTCAGGTGCAGCCGCCCGTGAATGGGGATGGAGTCAACGCTGCGTATGACTGGGCCGATGTTTTCATTCTCCCAACTTTATCGGATGGGTTCGCCATTACCCAGCTTGAAGCACTGGCTAGGAGGGTGCCCGTGATTGTATCTGCCCGTTGCGCACGTGTTGTCCGACATCGCCAGAACGGCTGGGTGCTAGATGAGGTCACTCCCGAGGCGATTCAGAACTGCCTTCGGCATGTGCTTAGTGACCCGAAGGAGCTGGGGAGATGGAGCTCCAAAGCCGAAGTGCCTGAAGGCTGCCACATGGAAAAACTCCAGCAAAAATATCTAGCGCTTACTGATGAGCTTTCGAAAGGTCTGTGAGCGCACCAATGACGTCCAGTTGATCACTGCTAAACTGCCGCCCTGTCCCTCATGCCGTTACTTTTCTCCCTCTTGCTGATCCTGTCAGGTTCCTTTGGCGGCTACGAGATGGGCACGCTCTGCCTGGTGGCAGCGCAGGCGATTTTGCTTGCTGGATTTGTGGCAGAAAGGCATGTGACATCTGCTGGTGCTTTCATCTTTATGTCTTTCTTATTTTTTGGGATGCGGCCTTTGCATCTCTTGTTGGAAGGGGATATGGATCTGTTTGGCACGTTGTTTAACCTAACCATCAACCAGGAGATGTTGCTGCGGGGGCTTTGGTGGGCGAGTGCGGGGCTGTGGTGTTTCGCTCTCGGGGTGCATCTGCAGCGGATGGGCGGAGGATGGAAGATACGCCAACTTTCACGATTATCCAGGGATCGGATGCTGGCTGCCTCGCAGGATTTTTTTGTCTCCTCCAAAGCTTCCAACCTGGGCCTGCTAATGCAGGCCGCTGCACTGGCGGCGATGATGACTATGAGCGGAGGTGGGCGTGGTCTTTATGGCAGCGCGTTGGGAGCCTACGCCTATGACTTTCCCATGGTGCTCCAGGGAATTCAGATTTTTGGGATCGGCGTAGCCCTTGAACGGTGGCGCGGGCGAAAGAAAGGGGCTGCCAGATATCGGCTGGCGCTTTCTTTTCTGATGCTGCTGATGACGTCCTGGCTTGCGAGAGAAGTGACGATTTTCCGGGGGGCTTACATTACTCCTCTGATGGCAGCAGGCCTTTGCCTCATGTTCAGATACAGAGGAAGGGTAAGCTATTTCTGGCTGATTGTGCCGCTGGTCTTTTTACTGCCTCTTTTCCGAACTTTGGGTGAAACACGGATGTTGGAAAACAAAGGGGTCAAAAGTGAACTGGCGGACCAGGTAGCAGAGGTGCTGAACCCGGCCAGCTACTGGCGATTTTTCGACTCCGGTGGCGATATGAACATCTTTGACACCTTTGTGGCCGCGAACGAATGGGAGCCCACCAAAAAGCCTTATCTGATGTCCTGGATTTATGTGCCCCTGCACATTGTGCCAAGAAAACTTTGGGCTGGAAAGCCTGAGAAGGGACTGCTCCAAGACGTGGGATATACCCATGGTGCGCCCTACTCGCCCGGCATTGCCGGCTTTTTTATTGGGGATGGAGGCCGCGTATGGATGCTGGGATGCATGCTGGTGCTGGGAGGCATTCTCTCCTGGATGGATATGAAGATCCTGAAGATGAGACCAGGCTACTTCAAAATCTGCGCCTATGGTCTGGTGGCAGTGAACGCTCTTTACCTGACCAGGTTTTTCTTGTGGCAATACACGTATCAACTGCTGTATATGCTGCTACCCTGCTGGGGGCTGTCTAAATTGGTGAAATTCGCTCGACTTCGCGGACAAGGATACGGTGATCCTAGTGAGGTCGAAACCTCAAATGTGGACTTGGAAAGAATGAAAATCCCGGAGGCTGGGAAATGACAGTTCAACTGCGTCCGTGGATAATTGTGTGGGATCATTTTGGACCTTATCATTATGCCCGTGTGACTGCGTTGATGAAGAAGATGGCGGTCCCCATCATCCCTGTCCAAGTGGCACGCCACACTATGACCTACAACTGGGAGGGGAGCACCCTTCAAGAGGGCTGTGCCGAGGTGATTGCTCTGCAAGATGATTTGCCTGCTGAGAAGTTGGGGTTTCTGAAGGTCCTGAGGTGTGCTTCCAGGCTGTTTCGGGAGTTAAAGCCTGCGGTTGTTTTTTGTCCGAGCTACTGGCCTCCAAGATCTCTCGCAATTGTTTTTGTGGCGCGTCTGGCCGGGGCACGGACGGTGATGATGAACGAGAGTCATGCAGGCACGGAAAGAAGCGGTGCCATTGGACGGCATGTGAAGAGTGCCTTGTTGAAGCTGTTTAATGCAGCCCTCTTGGGAGGGGCTCCGCACCGACGTTACTTTGCGTCTTTGGGAATGGCTAAAGAGCGAATTTTTACTGGTTATGATGCGGTGGACAATGACTATTTCCAACAGGCAGCCAATGAAGCACGGGCTGATGCCACGAAGGTCAGGCGGGAATTGAGATTGCCAGAACGTTACATTCTCAACCTGGGCAGGATGGTCAGTAAAAAGAATTTGTCCTTGCTGATCAAGGCCTATTTCACCATGCGGAAGCGTGGCTGCGGGGTGGGGGCCAAACTGGTTTTGGTGGGTAGCGGTGAAGAGGAAACCGGATTGAAGAGATTGTGTGATGTATTGCAGCTAGCTTGGCAAGATCTGTCGGATTCAGGAGAGGGACTGCCTTCGGCTGATGTCCTCTTCTATGGTTTCCGGCAGATTGACCAGAATCCGGTTTTTTATGCCCTGGCGGATTGTTTTGTGCTGCCCAGCCTCTATGAAGAATGGGGGCTGGTGGTGAATGAGGCGATGGCCTGCGGATTACCGGTGCTAGTTTCGCAGACTGCGGGTTGCGCTGAAGATTTGGTCTTGGAAGGGCAGAATGGGTACACTTTTTCACCGGAGTCTGAAGAGGATCTGGCTCAAAGGCTTGGCGAGATCTGTGACAATGGAAAGTTGCGCAGGCGGATGGGGACTGAATCTCTGAATATCATCGAGAAGTGGGGCTGCGAGAACTTTGCAGAGAATGCGATTAGGGCGGCGGAGAAGGCTCTGTCCACGTGAGTTCCCCAAATGAGACACCTTCATTATGTTCAATCGCTGGAAACGCTACAGGGCGGGGGGCTGGGGCTGGCGGCACTGGAATTGCACCGGACTTTGATTCGTCAGGGGACAGCCTCTGAGCTGGTGGCGACGTGTGGTGGTGAAAGCCGGATGGAGTCTTGCGTGTGGGAGTATGCTAGGTGGGGGCCGGAGAAGGCTTATTTTTCGTGGGAGCTGGTGAAGGCGGCGAGGGAACGGCTGGGTCAGACGGACATCGTGCATGAGCATGGGTTTTATGTGGGGACCAATGCGATCCTGGGGAGGGCAGCACGGAAACGCGGACTGCCTTTGGTTGGGCATCCGCAGGGGTTTTTCGATCCTTGGATTTTGCGGCGTTCGCAGGTCAAGAAATATGTGGCCAACAGAATTTTTCAGGCTGGGAATTTTCGGGCGACGCGATTGTGGCGGGCATTGACGGGTAAGGAGGCAGACCAGATCCGGGCGCAGGGGTTTACTGCACCGATCGTTGTGCTGCCGAATGGGGTGCATTTGCCACCTGAGAAAGAGGTGGGTCTAGCCACGGGACTGATCCCTGCGAAAGAGCGGCCCTACCGACTGACTTTGCTGTCGAGGATTCATCCCAAGAAGGGGTTTGACCTGCTGATCCCGGCGCTGGCCAGGCAGGAGATGAAAGATTGGGAGGTGTACGTAGTTGGGCCGGATGAGAATGGCTATCTGGCAGAGGTGCAGGAAATGGTGCGGCGGCATGACCTGAAGGGAAAAGTGGTGTTTTTGCCGGCTGTCAGCGGTGGGGCCAAAGCGGAGCTGTTTCGGTCGTCGGATCTGTTTGCCCTGCCTTCATATTCCGAAGGGTTTCCCGTGGCGGTGGTAGAGGCGGCGAGCTATGGGCTGCCGGTGGTGATGACGGATGAATGCAACTTTCCCGAGCTGGCGGCAGCAGGCGGAGCATGGATATGTGAACCGGAGGTAGGCGCGCTGGCCGATACTTTGCGAGATGCGCTGAGGGCGGGACCTGAGGAACGGAGACAAAGGGGGGAGTTGGGCAGGCAATTGATTGGCCTGAAATATACCTGGGATCAGATTGCAAGGGAACTCGCCCGGGCGTGCGATGACCTGTTGTCGAAAGCTTGAACGGCAATACTTGTTGAGGATGAGCTACGTTCGACTCGATACTTTTGATGCCCGGCGCGGGCTGGTGCGTGGGCGATCAAAACAGGTCGAGGCCATCTGGTACTTGCTGAAATGTTTGTTATTCCTTTCGCCCTTGCCATGGCCTAATTTCATAAAAGTCAGGATTTTACGAATGTTTGGCGCTCGAGTGGGACAAGGGGTAGTTTTAAAGCCGCGTCTTAACATCCATTTTCCGTGGAAGCTTGAGCTGGGTGATCACGTCTGGTTAGGTGAGGAAGCGCAAATATTGAATTTTGAACCGGTGGTCATTGGATCTCATTCATGCATCTCCCAAAGGGCGTTTTTGTGTGCTGGCAATCATGACTTCCGAAGTCCTTCCTTTGATTATCGCAACGCACCCATCACGGTTGGGGAGGGGTGCTGGGTGGGAGCTAATTGCTTCGTTGGACCGGGGGTAACGTTGGGGAATGAATGTGTGACGACTGCGGGTTCTGTCATTACTCATGATCTTCCGGCGGGGATGATTTGCAGCGGTAATCCTTGCGAGGCCATCAAACCACGTTGGAAAAGTTGATATGGAGACGAATTCCATCCTCGGACTGTCGTTTTTTGTTGGCGGCATTGAAGGTGCTCTTCGAGAGACTTTGAAAGGCGCATTGGTCATTGCTCCATCCGGGCCTAATCTGGCGAATGAACT encodes the following:
- a CDS encoding D-sedoheptulose-7-phosphate isomerase, whose translation is MMKSFHTRIESSQNAIESVLINENVINEAAQAICTTLRTGGRIYACGNGGSAAEAMHFATELCGRYRSNRVPYPAIALTADGTALTCIGNDFGWDLIFARQVEANASQNDLLLVLTTSGNSTNVIAALQAARSKGIKTVGLLGRNGDDARALCDLPIIIAVDDTGSIQEAHLVVIHILCEPLEESPDSQ
- a CDS encoding glycosyltransferase family 2 protein; protein product: MNKNQPNAAAPHLNLFSVVIPARDEEKSLPATIEHLHLEFSLNDIPHEIVVVDDGSTDLTWTILMALKEKIPVLRPYQNTGEHGFGRAVTFGLNHCSGDAVVIMMADESDDARDAVCYWKLLNEGWDCVFGSRFIKGGGVIDYPPIKLFVNRLANYFIRTLFRIPLNDTTNAFKAYRRTVVLGCAPLIAPHFNLTVEIPLKAIVRGYTWTIVPITWRNRRFGEAKLKIKEMGSRYFFICAYVWMEKYFSRGDYVSKKIQCD
- a CDS encoding glycosyltransferase family 4 protein; its protein translation is MLNTLPEEVPDYLMKSWTVIHKNCREHYATPRILAGASLLDRMITDVWVPPGWQKWSPSSLRSRWHAELKQSAVTSFNERVLPRRLWERFFNGSWWQRIEAEDLRFQKMAAKAMQKQVKTSRSGICFSYSYSGLETLRVAKKAGWKTVLGQIDPGSLEWEIVREGSRKYANLESPGEQPSENYWRRWREETELADIIIANSEWSESLLRQQGIAKGKLRVLPLLYENETALSQPKVYPAKFTKERLLRVLFLGRLCLRKGVPQLLDAVKGLGDEPVELRLVGPVAMELPPWIKQEGWSRKIQVQPPVNGDGVNAAYDWADVFILPTLSDGFAITQLEALARRVPVIVSARCARVVRHRQNGWVLDEVTPEAIQNCLRHVLSDPKELGRWSSKAEVPEGCHMEKLQQKYLALTDELSKGL
- a CDS encoding FkbM family methyltransferase, with protein sequence MTFFSLREGDLADYLIAGELIRGEEHLLPESPPSRIIDAGANIGAFMIIAARLYPEVPLICYEPSASNFVLLQKNARDNELKVELRCMGVWSKSCDLYFHAQASYNGYMSESKSDFPPIPCELPEGDHETWLKIDAEGAEYEVLPAMFRQNRFPYQISLELHHRNEKGNELVTLSLQNGYSVEGDTASDSDCINLTLRKS
- a CDS encoding dehydrogenase, whose protein sequence is MTKYRARAPLRLGLAGGGTDVSPYCDLYGGQVLNATINHYAHCTIEPLNTAAIEFHALDIDQVEYHTACSHLKVPEGLSLHRETYNLIVERFNDGKPLHLRMSTSADAPPGSGLGSSSTLVVAMIQAYSEWLRLPLGEYDIARTAFEVERVRLKQTGGRQDQYAAAFGGVNYIEFRPEEHVVVNPLRIKSWIMNELETSLVLYYSSVPRESSRIIEEQVKMVEQGESEAINATHRLKEDAIRMKDALLRGDFEKIGQILNRSWEAKKMLASSISNSSLDETIAEARRAGAIAAKVSGAGGGGFMMFLVEPSLRHRLERALLERRGRLLPFRFCVDGVESWTVK
- a CDS encoding glycosyltransferase family 4 protein, which encodes MKNPENSDSEAIDVVIFAPTSLGGLAEHVHYQAQELHNQGASVVVLTSPDFLQGRVTGYCIKPVFPSLPVGGGLLNKARRLRALVQRYKILNAWLQQHPCQILLLETYMEYFSPLWAHFLSKIRRQGIFIGANLHDPVRDYRIGPQWMHDWSVKLAYRDLKFGFCHQHLPKSAGVPQHIDIHTVPVGVYQQSVEPLDQQDAKQGLGLPTDKRILLSFGFLRNNKNIDLVIRAMISSPDVFLIVAGRQQSANDRPVSSYLELASTCGVADRVRFDTDFIADESVPLYFSACDLVLITYSSSFHSQSGVLNIAAAYRKPVLGSSGASPLRDAIIEYNLGIFVDPDNEAAIGTALHVPTDPSTCDWDGYSRYASWKRNISPLMEMIGKPLTNPYDQV
- a CDS encoding HAD-IIIA family hydrolase, coding for MDSKIITHPVQAVVLAGGLGTRLGDKTRLLPKPMMDIGGRPFLDYLVRNLQRKGIREVILATGHLSEPIQLFFQDGADHELTIRYAVETTPQGTGGALRGCLPMLDERFFVLNGDTLFDVNLAAMMNTCTTNVMALRPVNDTSRYGRVVLDGERVVGLHEKSTTGRGMINGGVLCLLREHVAGIPEGRSSLETDLLPDLASRGLLAGFESDAFFIDIGVPDSLAAGELSIPRWERKPIAFLDRDGVLNEDIGHLYKIEDFRWTEGARQAVKYLNEKGYYVILITNQAGIAKGKYTEEDFQILTRWMREELAKDGAHLDAVYHCPFHPDAVVPVYRQVSQDRKPAPGMLLRAMSETPHDPSRSFFIGNQPTDCQAASSADITYFDFPGGNLLEFVQNVTA